A window from Dehalobacter sp. DCA encodes these proteins:
- a CDS encoding GDP-mannose 4,6-dehydratase yields MLSTKSLCGQQVCSRTLSTSNCQKENLNVIYARPFNHFGPGQPRGFIVSDFASQIAQVEQGLMDNVIRVGDLGAKRDFTDVRDVVNAYALLMEKEVEPGIYNICSGSPRSAREILEFLIEGAKVPVHFQVDQERYRSSEVPFFVGSAEKIKKAVSWKINKDFFESLTETLGWWRTKKF; encoded by the coding sequence CTGCTATCCACAAAATCCCTATGCGGTCAGCAAGTTTGCAGCAGGACTCTTAGCACTTCAAATTGCCAAAAAGAAAACCTCAATGTAATATACGCTCGTCCGTTTAACCACTTTGGACCAGGTCAGCCCAGGGGTTTTATCGTAAGTGACTTTGCCTCGCAAATTGCCCAAGTTGAGCAGGGACTTATGGATAATGTCATTCGAGTGGGAGATCTGGGTGCAAAGAGGGACTTTACTGATGTTCGGGATGTTGTGAATGCCTATGCCTTGCTGATGGAAAAAGAGGTTGAACCAGGGATTTATAATATCTGTTCGGGATCACCTCGCTCAGCAAGAGAAATCTTAGAATTTCTGATTGAAGGGGCAAAAGTGCCGGTACATTTTCAGGTTGACCAAGAACGTTACAGATCTTCAGAAGTCCCGTTTTTTGTTGGCTCAGCTGAAAAAATCAAAAAGGCTGTATCCTGGAAGATTAATAAGGACTTCTTTGAAAGTTTAACGGAAACACTTGGGTGGTGGCGAACAAAAAAATTTTAA
- a CDS encoding sugar phosphate nucleotidyltransferase: MRLILLSGGSGKRLWPLSNDARSKQFLKVLNNANGEHESMVQRVWKQLESVNLADRAVIATSSTQVDMIQNQLGSIVKIVVEPERRDTFPAIALAAAYLYSMENMELDEVVAVLPVDSFAENAFFHRVKELEGVIETSGADLALLGVKPTYPSEKYGYIMPNLAQIQGNIMAVTRFCEKPTESKAVELITQGGLWNCGVFAFKLEYMISHLRSNRMPTDYSELKERYSELTKISFDYEVVEKANNIVALSYEGSWKDLGTWNTLTEEMQSQIIGKGLLSEDSMNTHLINELEIPVIVLGIADAVIAASPDGILLSDKNASPRLKDLVKEFTQRPMYEERRWGWYRVLDHIKYDDGKEILTKRIGLARGENLSYQTHKLRSEIWTIIKGEGEFVLDDKLRKIKAGDVLIIPIGAKHGIKATTDLEFIEVQMGCELVEEDIVRICMTWEEVEIRI; encoded by the coding sequence ATGCGTCTCATTTTATTATCTGGAGGATCGGGGAAAAGACTGTGGCCGTTATCGAATGATGCACGGTCCAAACAATTTCTTAAAGTACTGAATAATGCTAATGGTGAACATGAATCAATGGTTCAGAGAGTCTGGAAGCAGCTTGAATCAGTTAATTTAGCTGATCGGGCAGTAATTGCTACTAGCAGTACACAGGTCGATATGATTCAAAATCAGCTGGGAAGTATAGTCAAAATTGTTGTAGAACCGGAGCGTAGAGATACTTTCCCAGCAATCGCTTTAGCTGCTGCTTATTTATATTCGATGGAAAACATGGAATTAGATGAAGTTGTTGCAGTTCTTCCGGTAGACTCTTTTGCTGAAAATGCATTTTTTCACCGGGTGAAAGAATTGGAAGGTGTCATAGAAACTAGTGGTGCAGATTTGGCTCTGCTTGGCGTCAAACCGACATATCCATCAGAAAAATACGGATATATCATGCCGAATTTAGCTCAGATTCAAGGGAATATTATGGCTGTTACGCGTTTCTGCGAAAAGCCTACAGAATCTAAGGCTGTGGAGCTCATTACTCAAGGAGGTTTATGGAATTGCGGTGTATTTGCATTTAAACTGGAATATATGATATCTCATTTACGATCCAATAGGATGCCAACAGACTATTCGGAATTAAAGGAAAGATATTCGGAACTTACAAAAATCAGTTTCGATTATGAAGTCGTGGAAAAAGCAAATAACATCGTAGCATTAAGTTACGAAGGGTCCTGGAAGGATTTGGGGACGTGGAATACCCTCACAGAAGAAATGCAGTCTCAGATTATTGGTAAGGGACTGTTAAGTGAAGATTCAATGAATACACATCTCATCAACGAATTGGAGATTCCGGTGATTGTTCTGGGAATTGCTGACGCGGTAATTGCAGCTAGTCCGGACGGTATATTACTTTCCGATAAAAATGCTAGTCCCCGTTTAAAGGATTTGGTCAAAGAGTTTACACAGCGGCCGATGTATGAGGAGCGTCGCTGGGGATGGTATCGGGTACTGGATCATATCAAATACGACGATGGAAAGGAAATTTTGACGAAAAGAATTGGTCTTGCGCGCGGGGAAAATTTGAGTTACCAAACCCACAAGTTACGGAGTGAAATATGGACAATTATTAAAGGCGAAGGTGAATTCGTACTTGATGACAAACTGAGAAAGATTAAAGCCGGAGATGTTTTAATTATTCCGATAGGAGCTAAGCACGGAATAAAGGCAACAACAGACCTGGAGTTTATTGAAGTGCAGATGGGGTGTGAACTGGTGGAAGAAGACATTGTTCGGATCTGTATGACATGGGAGGAAGTTGAGATTAGAATATGA
- a CDS encoding GDP-mannose 4,6-dehydratase, whose protein sequence is MRLLVTGADGFVGNYLLRELIFRGHDVIAGYFELEPRVACQNTKIDITDSVLLEEVLRKYQPDGVIHLAAQSNVKLSWDNPAITVKVNTEGTIILLETIAKISEEIKVVCVGSSEEYGSSALTGEPLTELDVCYPQNPYAVSKFAAGLLALQIAKKKTSM, encoded by the coding sequence ATGCGGCTATTGGTTACAGGGGCAGATGGATTTGTAGGAAATTACCTTTTACGAGAATTAATCTTTCGGGGACACGACGTCATCGCCGGATATTTTGAGTTGGAACCGCGTGTTGCATGTCAGAATACAAAAATTGACATAACAGATTCGGTTTTGCTGGAAGAGGTTTTACGTAAATATCAGCCCGATGGAGTCATTCACCTGGCTGCTCAGAGCAACGTTAAGCTGTCCTGGGACAATCCGGCCATCACGGTCAAGGTTAATACAGAGGGGACGATTATTTTGCTGGAGACGATTGCGAAAATATCCGAGGAAATAAAAGTCGTCTGTGTTGGATCCAGCGAAGAATATGGCTCAAGTGCCTTGACAGGAGAACCTCTGACAGAACTAGATGTCTGCTATCCACAAAATCCCTATGCGGTCAGCAAGTTTGCAGCAGGACTCTTAGCACTTCAAATTGCCAAAAAGAAAACCTCAATGTAA
- a CDS encoding glycosyltransferase family 4 protein translates to MNILFLTHVYPYPPDSGGLIFTYNAIKHEYDQGHNVTIITLHKTEIKTPLDQIADVKIVCKNTRNRIFRMFLNMFSRMPYNSSKYKSKLVKTVIKEVLETKNIDVVYIDHLHMAVYGKYIRELMPSIPLILREQNVETTIMQRFYQNQTNPVVKLYAYIQFLKLNAYESKVVEDFDKCFMLTDNDSERIKKMNHRVKNVTIPAGVDIEKYVPKQTLEEEGSILFLGTLNWLPNADGLKWFIDHILDRVKEEIPDIKFYIVGKDPIEQVKRLHNGKNIIVTGYVDDERDYIAKCSVFIVPLRIGGGMRIKILNAMSMAKCIVSTSIGAEGIDIQNRKDIFISDDPGSFATDIIFLMKNKETRETISRNAREKVLTQYSWDAIFKIADSERSKLLEI, encoded by the coding sequence ATGAATATACTGTTTCTGACCCATGTATATCCTTATCCTCCTGACAGCGGAGGCCTGATCTTTACGTATAACGCAATTAAGCATGAATATGATCAAGGGCACAACGTTACCATTATTACTCTGCATAAAACTGAGATTAAAACACCACTGGACCAAATTGCTGACGTTAAGATTGTCTGTAAAAACACCCGGAATCGAATTTTTAGAATGTTTCTGAATATGTTTTCGAGGATGCCGTATAATTCCTCGAAATATAAATCCAAATTGGTTAAAACAGTGATTAAAGAAGTACTTGAGACAAAAAATATCGATGTTGTTTATATTGATCATCTTCATATGGCGGTTTATGGAAAATATATCAGGGAACTGATGCCGAGTATCCCTTTGATATTGCGGGAACAAAATGTTGAAACAACCATTATGCAGCGTTTTTATCAAAACCAGACTAACCCTGTAGTAAAGCTGTATGCCTATATCCAATTTCTCAAACTGAATGCATATGAAAGCAAGGTAGTCGAAGATTTTGATAAATGTTTTATGTTAACGGATAACGACAGTGAAAGAATCAAAAAAATGAACCACAGAGTGAAGAATGTTACGATTCCCGCTGGTGTGGATATAGAGAAATATGTACCGAAACAAACTTTGGAAGAGGAAGGAAGTATTCTCTTCCTTGGGACGCTGAACTGGCTGCCAAATGCAGATGGTTTAAAATGGTTTATTGATCACATACTTGATAGGGTGAAAGAGGAAATACCTGATATCAAATTTTATATTGTTGGAAAAGATCCCATTGAACAAGTCAAAAGGCTTCATAATGGGAAAAATATCATTGTTACAGGATATGTAGATGATGAGAGGGATTATATCGCAAAATGCAGTGTATTTATTGTTCCGTTAAGGATTGGAGGCGGAATGCGCATAAAGATCCTTAATGCAATGTCGATGGCCAAATGTATCGTGAGTACGAGTATAGGTGCTGAAGGGATTGATATTCAAAATAGAAAGGATATCTTTATTTCTGATGATCCTGGATCTTTTGCCACCGATATCATCTTTCTAATGAAGAATAAGGAAACTAGGGAAACTATCAGCAGAAATGCCAGGGAAAAAGTGTTAACCCAATATTCTTGGGATGCAATTTTTAAAATTGCTGATTCCGAGCGAAGCAAGCTTTTGGAAATTTAA
- a CDS encoding glycosyltransferase family 4 protein, translating into MMKKKYIILTNVIDSVGGAQIYVRNKVKFLEELGWTVDVFYYGKGEVILSELKRFKNNGIPFLRCYPQGYPRLRINRIIDQILASTDKNEYNEIIVESHEIPLALWGELAAKRLNCKHIIYLVQETFPTLSADIYEFFDFKHKRKELAGISKTSLEMLFHGHKEIGDSEKYSLRAACSNAVDDVSNEIIDNIVREDINIGCITRLDKPYVVPMANEIICFAENYKDKMIQLVMVGSSVSGEVEKLILNKIKNIDNLKVLITGYMFPIPRNLFEKIDLFIGVSGSANVSAAEGVLTLTLDVRDNKPMGLFGYDTDNNLFSDSKKDESISEMLQQILIEKKIAPQTTQITINDFRQVYKEHLAFINGSCEDKLYYDVKNLNISLYDMAKKVTLGILGVNCYQKLIDVRTRLHIHQIK; encoded by the coding sequence GTGATGAAGAAAAAGTATATTATCCTCACTAACGTAATAGACAGTGTCGGCGGTGCACAGATCTATGTTCGAAATAAAGTGAAGTTTTTGGAAGAATTAGGATGGACTGTTGATGTCTTCTATTATGGCAAAGGGGAAGTTATACTTAGCGAACTAAAACGTTTTAAGAATAATGGAATTCCTTTCCTGAGATGTTACCCGCAAGGTTATCCCCGTCTAAGAATCAATCGTATTATTGATCAAATACTCGCCAGCACGGACAAGAACGAATACAATGAAATTATTGTTGAATCTCATGAAATTCCATTGGCCTTATGGGGAGAACTCGCAGCAAAGAGGCTGAATTGCAAACATATAATCTATTTGGTGCAGGAAACATTTCCAACGTTATCTGCGGATATATATGAATTTTTTGATTTTAAACACAAACGAAAAGAATTAGCGGGGATCAGCAAGACGTCGCTGGAAATGCTATTTCACGGTCATAAAGAGATAGGAGATAGTGAGAAGTATTCATTAAGGGCTGCTTGTTCCAATGCAGTTGATGATGTAAGTAATGAAATTATTGACAACATTGTAAGGGAAGATATTAATATTGGATGCATTACACGGCTTGACAAACCCTATGTCGTTCCGATGGCCAATGAAATTATATGTTTTGCGGAAAATTATAAGGATAAGATGATCCAGTTGGTTATGGTAGGCAGTTCTGTCAGCGGCGAAGTTGAAAAGCTTATTTTGAATAAAATTAAAAACATTGATAATTTGAAAGTACTTATTACTGGATATATGTTTCCTATACCGAGAAACCTATTTGAAAAAATTGATTTGTTCATCGGAGTATCAGGTTCCGCGAATGTAAGTGCGGCGGAAGGTGTTTTAACTTTGACATTGGATGTTAGAGATAATAAACCAATGGGATTATTCGGATATGACACGGATAATAATCTGTTCAGTGATTCGAAAAAAGACGAGTCAATCTCCGAGATGCTTCAACAGATTTTAATAGAGAAAAAAATTGCTCCACAAACAACACAAATCACCATCAATGATTTTAGACAAGTATATAAGGAACACTTAGCATTTATCAACGGTTCCTGTGAGGATAAACTTTATTATGATGTTAAAAACCTAAACATTAGTCTTTATGACATGGCGAAGAAAGTTACCCTTGGTATTCTCGGTGTAAATTGTTACCAAAAACTGATTGATGTAAGAACAAGATTACACATCCACCAGATAAAGTAA
- a CDS encoding lipopolysaccharide biosynthesis protein: METSSLKKKTIKGISWSMVDIFANQGFQFLIQIILARLLLPQDFGVIGMITVFIAISNIVIDSGLSNALIREKEVTQEEYSTIFYSNLVLAVVTYIVILFSANPISVFFKEPQLIPLLRVLAIVLIINSFGLVQRTMLVKKVEFKLQTRISIISNLFSGILSISSACFGFGIWSLVIRVMSLQFMQSFLLCLYNKWMPSFVFKIDSFKKFFSFGWKLLISGLIDTLYQNLYYVIIGRLFSAVELGYYTNAQKLRDVASTSITTSVQKVSYPVLCSIQDESELLRAGYRKIIRSSVFVTFPIMIGLAVIANPLFNILFRENWISSIPYFQILCLAGMFYPLHAINLNILQVKGRSDLFLSLEIIKKAIGVASIVIVLVLNLGIMGLLWAAVINSIIAYFINSYFSAELVNYSTIEQIKDILPILINASVMGVIVYFLQIIFPNSNMIKLAAQIIAGIIIYSGLSRLAKLEEFNDVSNLIRSIFIKNKI, from the coding sequence ATGGAGACAAGCAGTTTGAAAAAGAAGACAATAAAAGGTATTTCTTGGAGTATGGTAGATATATTCGCGAATCAGGGATTTCAATTTTTGATCCAGATCATACTTGCCAGACTTTTGCTGCCCCAGGACTTCGGTGTTATTGGAATGATCACTGTTTTTATTGCGATATCCAATATCGTTATTGACAGTGGACTCAGTAACGCTTTGATCAGAGAAAAAGAGGTAACTCAGGAAGAATATTCGACAATCTTTTATTCTAATTTAGTTTTGGCTGTTGTTACCTATATCGTGATTTTGTTTTCAGCCAATCCTATCAGTGTTTTTTTCAAAGAACCGCAGCTTATTCCCTTGTTAAGAGTTTTAGCAATCGTTCTTATTATTAATTCCTTTGGTTTGGTCCAGCGGACAATGCTGGTTAAAAAAGTTGAATTTAAACTGCAGACAAGAATTAGTATTATTTCTAATCTGTTTTCTGGGATATTGAGTATTTCTTCTGCCTGTTTTGGGTTTGGCATATGGAGCCTCGTCATTCGTGTGATGTCCTTACAGTTCATGCAATCATTCTTGTTGTGCCTATACAATAAATGGATGCCTTCTTTTGTCTTTAAAATAGATTCGTTCAAGAAATTCTTTAGTTTTGGATGGAAACTGCTTATATCAGGTTTGATCGATACGTTATATCAGAACTTATATTATGTTATCATAGGAAGATTATTCTCCGCAGTCGAGCTTGGATATTACACAAATGCCCAAAAACTAAGAGATGTAGCTTCTACGTCTATAACAACATCCGTTCAAAAAGTCAGTTATCCGGTTCTATGCAGCATACAGGATGAAAGTGAATTATTAAGGGCCGGTTATAGGAAAATAATCAGAAGTTCTGTATTTGTCACATTTCCGATTATGATTGGACTTGCGGTTATAGCAAACCCTTTATTTAATATATTATTTAGGGAAAATTGGATAAGTTCGATTCCATATTTTCAAATCTTGTGTTTAGCGGGAATGTTTTATCCTCTTCATGCCATAAACTTAAATATCCTGCAGGTGAAAGGCAGATCAGATTTATTTTTAAGTTTAGAGATTATCAAAAAAGCTATTGGAGTAGCTTCAATCGTGATTGTATTGGTTTTAAATCTTGGCATTATGGGGCTGCTTTGGGCAGCAGTTATCAATTCCATAATTGCTTATTTCATAAACTCATACTTTTCAGCGGAATTAGTCAACTATTCTACAATAGAACAAATTAAAGATATTCTGCCTATCTTAATCAATGCTTCTGTTATGGGGGTTATTGTTTATTTCTTACAAATCATATTTCCTAATAGCAATATGATTAAACTAGCAGCACAAATTATTGCTGGAATCATAATCTATTCGGGGCTAAGCAGATTGGCGAAACTCGAAGAATTCAATGATGTGAGTAACCTGATCAGGTCAATATTTATTAAAAATAAGATATAA
- a CDS encoding glycosyltransferase family 4 protein codes for MGIENIQLVVLGQQEIECINELSVMGLPKPGTKNQLLNLFYYTLLTRKKSIQESILYSKANKKELDRIVTEMNPDIIIYDTLRVSQYYEEDKSFEKKHVLYLEDLFSVRYDKMLQILQKYPHFDLNSLGNFANRVPSVFKSLLKLSFIQKFALKYERNLIASREINAVKWFDKSLLINHQETAYLARVSQQDSIFTVKPLLKQREQLAVRNFCGDPVFVFVGDLKVPHNQVSIKTFIVSQMENIIFEIPEVMIRIIGRHADQELIDLAKKYPEHLSIEGYVDDLGSILAGACGMVIPLLFGSGVKLKTIEALASGMPIISTDFGVEGINDINHTHCIIENDFNEYAKVMKQLCDIKVNALLSKNAMDFYRNNYQKETIDQEYEKLFLR; via the coding sequence TTGGGAATTGAAAACATCCAACTAGTTGTTCTTGGACAGCAGGAAATTGAATGTATCAATGAACTGAGTGTAATGGGGCTCCCAAAACCAGGGACTAAAAATCAGCTGTTGAATTTGTTTTATTATACCTTACTTACACGTAAAAAAAGCATTCAGGAGTCAATACTTTACTCCAAAGCAAACAAAAAAGAGTTGGATCGGATCGTGACAGAAATGAATCCGGATATCATCATTTATGATACCCTGCGTGTTTCCCAATACTATGAAGAAGACAAAAGTTTTGAAAAAAAACATGTTTTATATTTAGAGGACTTGTTCTCTGTCAGATATGATAAAATGCTCCAAATTCTACAAAAGTACCCGCATTTTGACTTGAACTCGTTGGGTAATTTTGCAAACCGTGTTCCATCGGTATTCAAATCCTTGCTGAAACTTTCTTTCATTCAGAAGTTTGCGCTGAAATATGAAAGGAATCTCATCGCCAGCAGAGAAATTAATGCTGTCAAATGGTTTGATAAAAGCCTATTAATTAACCATCAAGAAACAGCCTACTTAGCGCGTGTTTCTCAACAGGATTCAATCTTTACGGTTAAACCATTACTAAAACAAAGAGAACAGCTTGCTGTACGAAATTTTTGCGGTGATCCGGTTTTTGTCTTTGTCGGGGACCTAAAAGTTCCTCATAATCAGGTATCAATTAAAACTTTCATTGTTTCACAAATGGAAAATATTATTTTTGAAATACCGGAGGTAATGATCAGAATCATTGGCAGACATGCAGATCAGGAACTAATTGATCTTGCCAAGAAATATCCGGAGCATTTAAGTATTGAAGGATATGTTGATGATCTGGGGAGTATTCTGGCAGGGGCATGCGGGATGGTTATACCTCTTTTATTTGGAAGCGGCGTTAAATTGAAGACAATAGAAGCTTTGGCCTCTGGGATGCCAATTATCTCTACGGACTTTGGAGTAGAAGGTATTAACGATATTAATCATACTCACTGTATTATAGAAAATGACTTTAACGAGTATGCGAAAGTAATGAAACAATTATGTGATATTAAAGTAAACGCTCTTTTATCCAAAAACGCAATGGATTTTTATCGGAATAATTATCAAAAAGAGACGATTGATCAGGAATATGAAAAACTATTTTTACGATAA
- the gmd gene encoding GDP-mannose 4,6-dehydratase, producing MKKALITGIMGQDGAYLAKLLLDKGYKVSGLLARRSTPSNWRLKYLGIENEVELIEGDLTDLAFLIRAIKKSKPDEIYNLGAQSYVATSWEQPILTAQTTGVGVLNVLEAIRLTDTTIKFYQASTSEMFGLIQEPMQSEATPFHPRSPYGIAKLYGHWISVNYRESFNMFTCCGILFNHESPLRGIEFVTRKVTDAVARIKLGKQRELRLGNIDAQRDWGFAGDYVEAMWRMLQQSKPDDYVVATGQTTTVREMCRIAFDHVGLHAEDHVVIDEKLYRPAEVEILLGNPTKAKEKLGWSSKTSLEELVIMMVEADFMRVSKE from the coding sequence ATGAAAAAAGCGTTAATTACTGGAATAATGGGACAGGATGGCGCCTACTTGGCAAAACTGCTGCTTGACAAGGGGTATAAGGTAAGCGGGTTGCTTGCCAGAAGAAGCACGCCGAGCAATTGGAGGCTCAAGTACCTTGGGATTGAGAATGAGGTAGAGCTGATTGAAGGGGACTTAACCGACTTAGCTTTCTTGATTCGTGCAATTAAAAAGTCAAAGCCTGATGAAATTTACAATTTAGGTGCCCAAAGCTATGTGGCAACTTCCTGGGAACAGCCTATTCTTACGGCTCAGACCACAGGAGTTGGTGTTTTGAATGTTTTAGAGGCTATCCGTTTAACTGACACCACAATTAAGTTTTATCAAGCGTCTACCAGTGAAATGTTTGGGTTGATCCAGGAACCGATGCAGAGTGAAGCAACCCCTTTTCACCCGAGGAGCCCTTATGGCATTGCCAAGTTATATGGACACTGGATATCGGTCAATTATCGGGAAAGTTTCAATATGTTTACCTGTTGCGGAATATTGTTTAATCACGAGTCCCCTCTCCGAGGAATCGAGTTTGTTACCAGAAAGGTTACGGATGCAGTAGCCAGAATTAAGCTTGGTAAACAAAGAGAGTTGCGGCTTGGCAATATTGATGCTCAGCGAGATTGGGGGTTTGCAGGAGATTATGTTGAAGCTATGTGGCGGATGCTTCAGCAATCAAAACCAGACGACTATGTTGTAGCGACAGGGCAGACGACGACAGTTCGTGAGATGTGCCGCATCGCATTTGATCATGTCGGGCTTCATGCAGAGGACCATGTTGTAATTGATGAAAAACTGTACCGGCCAGCCGAGGTTGAGATCTTATTGGGGAATCCAACTAAAGCCAAAGAAAAACTGGGGTGGAGTTCAAAAACAAGTTTGGAAGAGCTTGTTATTATGATGGTGGAAGCTGATTTTATGAGAGTCAGTAAGGAATAA
- a CDS encoding DegT/DnrJ/EryC1/StrS family aminotransferase, translating into MCELIQVTRSSMPKFEEYIEEIKELWESHWLTNMGIKHEQLKTALSCYLGVPNISLFTNGHLALEYVIEAFDLSGQVITSPFTFVSTTHAIVRNGLEPVFCDINPENFTIDTDRIEELITEKTTAIIPVHVYGNICNVREIARIARKYHLKVIYDAAHAFGVTLNGTGVADFGDASMFSFHATKVFNTIEGGAVAFQNDELKYLLESLGNFGITGQDTVAHIGGNAKMNEFQAAMGICNLRHVDEEIEKRKAVVERYVERLRGVKGIKLNSLQDGVESNYAYFPVFFDGFQVDRDEIHAALLKENIVARKYFYPLTNDFECYRKQFNCEDTPVAKYFADKVLTLPLYADLDLKDVDRICNIILRR; encoded by the coding sequence ATGTGTGAATTAATTCAGGTAACCCGTTCTTCGATGCCGAAATTTGAGGAGTATATAGAAGAAATTAAAGAATTATGGGAAAGCCATTGGCTGACCAACATGGGAATAAAGCACGAACAATTGAAAACTGCTTTGTCCTGTTATTTAGGAGTGCCCAATATTTCACTTTTTACAAATGGTCATTTGGCTCTGGAATATGTTATTGAGGCTTTTGATCTGTCCGGACAGGTAATTACATCTCCGTTTACCTTTGTATCAACGACGCATGCCATTGTTAGGAATGGTCTGGAACCAGTTTTTTGTGATATTAATCCGGAAAATTTCACCATAGATACAGACCGAATCGAAGAGCTGATTACGGAAAAAACAACCGCTATTATTCCGGTTCATGTTTACGGGAATATATGCAACGTTCGGGAAATCGCACGAATCGCCCGAAAATATCATCTTAAGGTAATTTATGATGCTGCCCACGCTTTCGGGGTTACCCTGAACGGGACTGGTGTGGCGGACTTTGGAGATGCTTCCATGTTTAGTTTTCATGCGACCAAAGTATTCAATACAATTGAAGGCGGAGCAGTAGCATTTCAGAATGATGAGCTGAAATACTTATTGGAGTCATTGGGCAATTTTGGGATAACAGGGCAGGATACGGTTGCTCATATTGGCGGTAATGCGAAAATGAATGAATTTCAGGCAGCGATGGGGATATGCAATCTTCGCCATGTTGATGAAGAAATTGAGAAACGAAAAGCAGTTGTGGAAAGATATGTTGAAAGACTGCGCGGAGTCAAGGGCATAAAACTCAATTCGCTGCAAGATGGTGTAGAAAGCAATTACGCTTATTTTCCGGTATTTTTTGATGGTTTTCAAGTGGATCGTGATGAAATTCACGCAGCTTTGCTAAAGGAAAATATTGTTGCTCGAAAGTACTTTTACCCGCTAACAAATGATTTTGAATGTTACAGGAAACAATTTAACTGTGAAGATACCCCTGTGGCAAAGTATTTTGCAGATAAGGTACTGACGCTTCCTTTATATGCAGATTTGGACTTAAAGGATGTTGACAGAATATGTAATATTATTTTGAGAAGATAG
- the rfbA gene encoding glucose-1-phosphate thymidylyltransferase RfbA yields MKGIILAGGKGTRLYPMTKAVSKQLLPIYDKPLIYYPLSVLLLAGIREILIISTPEDTSVYQRLLGDGSILGVEFSYAVQETPRGLADAFMLGEDFIKNDHVCLILGDNLFYGQDLTRILNRAKALEKGATIFGYPVKDAHSFGVVEFDKDLNVLSIEEKPQNPRSNYAVPGLYFYDNDVVEIAKSIKPSSRGEIEITAVNNVYLERKLLNVILLKRGMAWLDTGTPEGMLKAAEYVEAVQSRQGFYIACLEEIAWRRGLIDTAQLRAIGNNLHMTDYGQYILSLIN; encoded by the coding sequence ATGAAAGGAATAATTTTAGCTGGGGGTAAAGGGACCCGACTTTATCCGATGACAAAAGCTGTATCGAAACAACTCTTGCCGATTTATGACAAACCGTTAATTTATTATCCATTATCTGTTCTTTTGCTGGCCGGTATCCGGGAAATACTGATTATTTCCACCCCTGAAGATACCTCGGTCTATCAACGGCTTTTGGGAGACGGCTCCATACTTGGGGTTGAATTTTCCTATGCGGTTCAGGAGACCCCCCGAGGTTTAGCAGACGCTTTTATGCTTGGTGAAGATTTTATCAAGAACGATCATGTTTGCTTAATTCTTGGAGACAACCTTTTCTATGGACAAGATCTCACACGAATTCTGAATCGGGCAAAAGCCTTGGAAAAAGGAGCCACTATTTTTGGATACCCTGTTAAAGATGCCCATTCTTTTGGAGTAGTTGAATTTGATAAAGATCTGAATGTACTTTCAATTGAAGAGAAACCCCAAAATCCCAGATCTAATTATGCGGTACCGGGACTATATTTCTATGATAATGATGTTGTTGAGATCGCGAAAAGTATTAAGCCTTCTTCGCGCGGAGAAATTGAGATTACTGCAGTAAACAACGTCTATCTTGAACGGAAACTGCTCAACGTAATTTTACTTAAAAGAGGAATGGCGTGGTTAGATACAGGGACTCCTGAAGGAATGCTTAAAGCAGCGGAATATGTTGAAGCCGTTCAGTCCAGACAGGGGTTCTATATTGCTTGTCTGGAAGAGATTGCCTGGAGAAGAGGGTTGATTGATACTGCTCAACTAAGAGCAATAGGCAATAATCTTCATATGACAGATTACGGGCAGTATATTCTTTCTTTAATAAACTGA